From one Bacteroides intestinalis DSM 17393 genomic stretch:
- a CDS encoding helix-turn-helix domain-containing protein — MEVITMDSKVYKDLVGKIQRIADFVAKAQVMPKEENEVWLDTNQVADALNISTRTLQRLRNENLISYSMLRGRCLYKLSEIERGLNERIIKCKPQDRENFRRNYFLNDNENG; from the coding sequence ATGGAAGTAATAACAATGGATAGCAAGGTGTATAAAGACCTTGTCGGGAAAATTCAACGAATTGCCGACTTCGTGGCAAAGGCACAGGTTATGCCCAAAGAGGAAAATGAGGTGTGGCTGGATACTAATCAGGTGGCGGATGCCCTGAATATAAGTACACGCACATTACAACGATTGAGAAACGAAAACCTGATAAGTTACTCTATGCTGAGAGGGCGGTGTCTTTATAAACTTTCGGAAATAGAACGGGGACTGAATGAACGCATCATCAAATGCAAACCACAGGATAGGGAGAATTTTCGGAGGAATTATTTCTTGAATGATAACGAGAATGGATAA